One Nonomuraea angiospora DNA segment encodes these proteins:
- a CDS encoding DUF885 domain-containing protein produces MDEFLKWYFSDRPVMASSLGADGYDHTLGDFTASAWTAREREEARWLDRLSSLQTATLDDAIDRDLVLSWLRGSTALASWPEWRRDPAVYLSAIFASMYTPFQRRLKPEPELVSSAVSRLAEVPGVLAACRANLDPELAAPLLIKRGLGQARTGRNFLTRTIPSMVEDPDLAARLAEAAEPAARAFDELVAFLEGFECGGTWRMGEKLYSTLLREREMLGYGAAELHEKGKAAWAELDARMRQVALRVNGGEDWRAAMEFLMDDHPPTLADMRAEYEAETQRAREFVRERDLVTFADGEECDVLPSAEYTRPVLSVAHYLAPPPLSASRKGVFFVPYTPDDFTPEQVRQRLRTNSRAQMPSISVHEAYPGHHWHLSYMAGNPRTVRKVFRTPYFTEGWALYVEKLLHEQGYFDTPATELAHLDCRIFRAARIVVDTALHCEDMSIEEAETFMATKASLSPGTAQGEVNRYCAWPTQAPSYLTGAIEIDRIRQSFQGSLKEFHDRIAGSGGLPLGLAEQAALS; encoded by the coding sequence GTGGACGAGTTTCTCAAGTGGTACTTTTCCGACCGTCCCGTCATGGCCAGCTCGTTGGGGGCCGACGGTTACGATCACACCCTCGGCGACTTCACCGCCTCCGCCTGGACCGCCCGCGAGCGGGAAGAGGCCCGCTGGCTCGACCGCCTCTCCTCCCTCCAGACCGCCACCCTCGACGACGCCATCGACAGAGATCTGGTCCTGTCCTGGTTGAGAGGCTCGACCGCGCTCGCCTCCTGGCCCGAGTGGCGGCGCGACCCGGCCGTCTACCTGTCCGCGATCTTCGCCTCCATGTACACGCCGTTCCAGCGGCGCCTCAAGCCGGAGCCCGAGCTGGTGTCCTCGGCCGTCTCCCGGCTGGCCGAGGTGCCCGGCGTGCTGGCCGCCTGCCGCGCCAACCTCGACCCCGAACTGGCCGCCCCGCTGCTGATCAAGCGCGGGCTCGGCCAGGCCCGCACCGGCCGCAACTTCCTCACCCGTACGATCCCGTCCATGGTCGAGGACCCCGACCTGGCCGCCAGGCTGGCCGAGGCCGCCGAACCGGCCGCGCGGGCGTTCGACGAGCTGGTCGCCTTCCTCGAGGGCTTCGAGTGCGGCGGCACCTGGCGGATGGGTGAGAAGCTCTACTCCACACTGCTGCGCGAACGCGAGATGCTCGGCTACGGCGCCGCCGAGCTGCACGAGAAGGGCAAGGCCGCCTGGGCCGAGCTGGACGCGCGGATGCGCCAGGTGGCGCTGCGGGTCAACGGCGGCGAGGACTGGCGGGCGGCGATGGAGTTCCTCATGGACGACCATCCGCCGACCCTGGCCGACATGCGGGCCGAGTACGAGGCCGAGACCCAGCGGGCCAGGGAGTTCGTGCGGGAGCGGGACCTGGTCACCTTCGCCGACGGCGAGGAGTGCGACGTGCTCCCCTCCGCCGAGTACACCCGTCCGGTGCTGTCCGTCGCCCACTACCTGGCGCCGCCTCCGCTGAGCGCCTCGCGCAAGGGCGTCTTCTTCGTCCCCTACACGCCGGACGACTTCACCCCCGAGCAGGTACGCCAGCGCCTGCGGACGAACTCGCGGGCCCAGATGCCCTCGATCTCCGTACACGAGGCCTACCCGGGGCATCACTGGCACCTGTCGTACATGGCGGGCAACCCCCGTACCGTCAGGAAGGTCTTCCGCACCCCGTACTTCACCGAGGGCTGGGCCCTGTACGTGGAGAAGCTCCTGCACGAGCAGGGCTACTTCGACACCCCCGCCACCGAGCTGGCCCACCTGGACTGCCGGATCTTCCGCGCCGCCAGGATCGTCGTGGACACCGCGCTGCACTGCGAGGACATGTCGATCGAGGAGGCGGAGACGTTCATGGCGACCAAGGCGTCACTGTCGCCGGGCACCGCTCAGGGCGAGGTCAACCGCTACTGCGCGTGGCCCACGCAGGCGCCCTCCTACCTCACGGGCGCGATCGAGATCGACCGCATCCGGCAGTCGTTCCAGGGGTCGCTGAAGGAGTTCCACGACCGGATCGCCGGGTCGGGCGGGCTGCCGCTGGGCCTGGCGGAGCAGGCCGCGCTGTCATAG
- a CDS encoding DUF5302 domain-containing protein, translating to MAETPEPEVSETPEDEMKRKFREALERKRGQHAGSGAGGKGGDPSKIHGTHGPAASKRSFRRKSGG from the coding sequence ATGGCGGAAACACCGGAGCCGGAAGTCAGCGAGACTCCCGAGGACGAGATGAAGCGCAAGTTCCGCGAGGCGCTGGAACGCAAGCGCGGCCAGCACGCGGGCTCGGGCGCGGGTGGCAAGGGCGGCGACCCATCGAAGATCCACGGGACGCACGGTCCGGCTGCGAGTAAAAGATCGTTCAGGCGCAAGAGCGGCGGCTGA
- a CDS encoding winged helix-turn-helix transcriptional regulator, translated as MDTGDVFDPNCPTRVVLDRIGDKWSVLVLLSLAHGPMRFTALRGRIGGVTPKVLTQTLRAMEADGLVTREVFAEVPPRVEYELTSLGRSLHEPVSAVAAWAENHITEILTSRAQSA; from the coding sequence ATGGATACTGGCGATGTCTTCGACCCTAACTGCCCGACCCGGGTGGTTTTGGATCGGATCGGCGATAAATGGTCGGTGCTGGTGCTCCTCAGCCTCGCCCACGGCCCCATGCGCTTCACCGCTCTTCGGGGGCGGATCGGCGGGGTGACCCCCAAGGTGCTGACGCAGACGTTGCGGGCCATGGAGGCGGACGGGCTGGTGACGCGGGAGGTGTTCGCGGAGGTGCCGCCGCGGGTGGAGTACGAGCTGACGTCGCTGGGGCGGTCGCTGCACGAGCCGGTCTCGGCGGTGGCGGCGTGGGCCGAGAACCACATAACCGAAATCCTCACCAGCCGCGCCCAATCCGCCTAA
- a CDS encoding aminotransferase class III-fold pyridoxal phosphate-dependent enzyme, translated as MTDAELRQRALKVVPGGMYGHLNAALFAPGFPQFFERGEGCRQWDVDGREYIDFMCSWGPVVLGHRHPRVEEAAARQAALGDCLNGPGPIMVELAELLVDTVPSADWAMFSKNGTDATTQALMVARAATGRTKVLMAHGAYHGADPWCTPSPAGTTPNERADLVEFTYNSLESLEAAAATVEGDVAAIIVTPFKHDSFEDQELVEPAFARGARALADRLGAALVIDDVRAGFRVDLRGSWEPYGVRPDLTAWSKAMANGYPIAAVTGTDALRGPAQTLYSTGSFWFSAVAMAAAKATIETLRDTDGIGAMERAGTQLREGLYAQAKSHGFVVNQTGPVTIPWLSFDGDADLSIAMWWSDACLRHGVYLHPWHNWFMSAAHTEADVARALEGTDQAFAETRAHFG; from the coding sequence ATGACCGACGCAGAACTCCGTCAGCGCGCACTGAAGGTCGTCCCAGGCGGCATGTACGGCCACCTCAACGCCGCCCTCTTCGCCCCCGGCTTCCCGCAGTTCTTCGAACGCGGCGAGGGCTGCCGCCAGTGGGACGTGGACGGGCGCGAGTACATCGACTTCATGTGCAGCTGGGGCCCGGTCGTGCTCGGCCACCGCCACCCGCGCGTGGAGGAGGCCGCCGCCCGGCAGGCCGCGCTCGGCGACTGCCTCAACGGCCCCGGCCCGATCATGGTGGAGCTGGCCGAGCTGCTGGTGGACACCGTGCCCAGCGCCGACTGGGCGATGTTCTCCAAGAACGGCACCGACGCCACCACGCAGGCGCTCATGGTCGCCCGCGCCGCCACCGGGCGGACCAAGGTCCTGATGGCGCACGGCGCCTACCACGGGGCGGACCCCTGGTGCACGCCCTCCCCGGCGGGCACCACGCCCAACGAGCGGGCCGACCTGGTGGAGTTCACGTACAACTCACTGGAGTCGCTGGAGGCCGCGGCGGCGACCGTGGAGGGCGACGTGGCGGCGATCATCGTGACGCCGTTCAAGCACGACTCGTTCGAGGACCAGGAGCTGGTGGAGCCCGCCTTCGCGCGGGGCGCCCGCGCCCTGGCCGACCGGCTCGGGGCCGCGCTGGTGATCGACGACGTGCGGGCCGGGTTCCGGGTCGACCTGCGGGGGTCCTGGGAGCCGTACGGGGTGCGGCCCGACCTGACCGCCTGGTCGAAGGCCATGGCGAACGGCTACCCGATCGCCGCCGTCACCGGCACGGACGCGCTGCGCGGACCGGCGCAGACGCTGTACTCGACGGGGTCGTTCTGGTTCTCGGCGGTCGCCATGGCGGCGGCCAAGGCGACCATCGAGACGCTGCGCGACACGGACGGCATCGGCGCCATGGAGCGCGCGGGCACGCAGCTGCGCGAGGGGCTTTACGCGCAGGCCAAGTCCCACGGGTTCGTGGTGAACCAGACGGGGCCGGTCACGATCCCGTGGCTCAGCTTCGACGGTGACGCCGACCTGTCCATCGCGATGTGGTGGAGCGACGCCTGCCTGCGGCACGGGGTCTACCTGCACCCGTGGCACAACTGGTTCATGTCGGCCGCGCACACGGAGGCCGACGTGGCCAGGGCGCTGGAGGGCACGGACCAGGCGTTCGCGGAGACCCGTGCCCACTTCGGCTAG
- a CDS encoding NAD(P)-dependent oxidoreductase has product MKILLFGATGMIGQRIAAELTNRGHQVTAVSRKGPVKGDVHDAATLAKGYDAVVSAIAPPRDGTEPEPPFLDANRALIAGVRAAGVRRLIVVGGAGSLQVAPGQDLVDTPDFPELYKKESKAQRSALALYREVEDLDWTYISPAAEIAPGERTGVYRIGGDTLLADAEGRSFISAEDYAVAVADELENGAHPRRRTTVAY; this is encoded by the coding sequence ATGAAGATCCTGCTTTTTGGCGCGACCGGCATGATCGGCCAGCGCATAGCCGCCGAGCTCACGAATCGCGGCCACCAGGTGACCGCCGTCAGCCGCAAGGGCCCCGTCAAGGGTGATGTCCACGACGCCGCCACCCTGGCCAAGGGCTACGACGCCGTCGTCTCCGCCATCGCCCCGCCCCGCGACGGCACCGAGCCCGAGCCGCCGTTCCTGGACGCCAACCGCGCGCTCATCGCGGGCGTGCGCGCCGCCGGCGTACGCAGGCTGATCGTCGTGGGCGGCGCCGGCAGTCTCCAGGTCGCGCCGGGTCAGGACCTGGTCGACACGCCCGACTTCCCGGAGCTGTACAAAAAGGAGTCCAAGGCCCAGAGGTCGGCCCTCGCCCTCTACCGGGAGGTCGAGGACCTCGACTGGACGTACATCTCACCGGCCGCGGAGATCGCGCCGGGCGAGCGCACCGGCGTCTACCGCATCGGCGGCGACACGCTGCTCGCCGACGCCGAGGGCCGCAGCTTCATCTCGGCCGAGGACTACGCGGTCGCCGTCGCGGACGAGCTGGAGAACGGCGCCCACCCGCGCAGGCGCACCACCGTGGCCTACTGA
- a CDS encoding carbohydrate kinase family protein: MTVATVGVHIVDILARPIDHIPEGQDTVLVEQIRLTAAGAAAGTAVDLVKLGNSVITMGAAGDDELGDFLVAVLAKRGVDVSRLVRRAGEQTAASILPIRPDGGRPSFHVPGANLGVTYADLDPDVLRGVRAIHLGGMDVTFGLGDPAFFALLDEVRASGTVITMDLLSEMPDLLGMARAFLPHVDYVLPNELQALLMTGASDVGEAARALLADGPRGVLVTLGAAGSLVVTPEGAEAVPALKVDVADTTGCGDAYCAGFLTGLLHGQDVLTAARWGTAAAARVATGLGSDAGLIDLDSTLRTLG; encoded by the coding sequence ATGACCGTCGCCACCGTCGGCGTCCACATCGTCGACATTCTCGCCAGGCCCATCGATCACATCCCCGAGGGCCAGGACACCGTACTGGTGGAGCAGATCCGCCTCACCGCCGCCGGCGCAGCCGCCGGGACCGCCGTCGACCTGGTCAAGCTGGGCAACTCCGTGATCACCATGGGGGCCGCAGGCGACGACGAGCTGGGCGACTTCCTGGTGGCGGTGCTCGCCAAGCGCGGCGTCGACGTCTCGCGCCTGGTGCGCAGGGCGGGCGAGCAGACGGCCGCGTCGATCCTGCCCATCAGGCCCGACGGCGGGCGGCCCAGCTTCCACGTGCCCGGGGCGAACCTCGGTGTGACGTACGCGGACCTCGACCCCGACGTGCTGCGTGGCGTGCGGGCGATCCACCTCGGCGGGATGGACGTCACCTTCGGCCTCGGCGACCCGGCGTTCTTCGCCCTCCTGGACGAGGTACGCGCGTCCGGCACCGTCATCACCATGGACCTCCTTTCGGAGATGCCCGACTTATTGGGAATGGCCCGCGCTTTCCTGCCGCACGTGGACTATGTGCTGCCGAACGAGTTGCAGGCCCTCCTCATGACCGGCGCCTCCGACGTCGGCGAGGCCGCCCGGGCCCTGCTGGCCGACGGGCCGCGCGGCGTGCTGGTCACGCTGGGCGCGGCGGGCAGCCTGGTGGTCACGCCGGAGGGCGCGGAGGCGGTGCCCGCGCTCAAGGTGGACGTCGCGGACACGACCGGCTGCGGGGACGCGTACTGCGCGGGGTTCCTGACGGGCCTCCTGCACGGGCAGGACGTGCTGACCGCGGCCCGCTGGGGCACGGCCGCCGCCGCCCGCGTCGCCACGGGGCTCGGCTCGGACGCCGGCCTCATCGATCTCGACTCGACCCTAAGGACTCTCGGATGA
- a CDS encoding class II aldolase/adducin family protein, whose product MSSLREQLCEYGRRAVELGLVIGTSGNLSVREGDLVAVTPSGAALDRLTPEMCPVVDVEGYLVEGDLQPSSETPMHLAVYTTTDARAIVHTHSVFGTIVATTMTELPPVHYNALLLGGVVKVAEYATYGTPELAANVRAAMEGKKAALMANHGGVTVGATLEEAFEATRLLEWLCEVYVRGLSVGKPAVLTDEQLNAVVERALNPPAFPRRL is encoded by the coding sequence ATGAGTAGCCTGCGCGAGCAGTTGTGCGAGTACGGCCGGCGCGCGGTCGAGCTCGGCCTGGTCATCGGCACGTCCGGCAACCTGAGCGTGCGCGAGGGCGACCTGGTCGCGGTCACCCCCTCGGGGGCGGCGCTCGACCGGCTGACCCCGGAGATGTGCCCGGTCGTGGACGTCGAGGGCTACCTCGTCGAGGGCGACCTGCAGCCGTCCAGCGAGACCCCCATGCACTTGGCCGTCTACACGACCACGGACGCCCGGGCCATCGTGCACACGCACTCCGTGTTCGGCACGATCGTGGCCACCACCATGACCGAGCTGCCACCCGTCCATTACAACGCGCTGCTGCTCGGCGGCGTGGTCAAGGTGGCCGAGTACGCCACGTACGGCACGCCCGAGCTGGCCGCCAACGTCCGGGCGGCGATGGAGGGCAAGAAGGCCGCCCTGATGGCCAACCACGGCGGGGTGACCGTCGGGGCGACGCTGGAGGAGGCGTTCGAGGCCACCCGGCTGCTGGAGTGGCTGTGCGAGGTGTACGTCCGGGGGCTCAGCGTGGGCAAGCCGGCCGTCCTCACCGACGAGCAGCTCAACGCGGTGGTCGAGCGCGCGCTGAACCCCCCGGCGTTCCCTCGCCGCCTATGA
- a CDS encoding RNA polymerase sigma factor, whose translation MGADPQSRFEAIYQAAYPQLLGYALRRCPDPDDAADVVAETFMVAWRRIEEVPGGDEARLWLFGVARKVLANQRRGERRHEQRTAALREQLAASPLVAELPGDDLSQLGKVFRALSEDDRELLALVAWERLDPGQIAKILGISRNAVRVRLFRARKRFARGLAAAGVEYSNAVAIEGSSL comes from the coding sequence ATGGGAGCCGATCCCCAAAGCCGGTTCGAGGCGATATACCAAGCGGCCTACCCCCAGCTGCTCGGATACGCGTTACGCCGATGCCCCGACCCGGACGACGCGGCCGACGTCGTCGCCGAGACGTTCATGGTCGCGTGGCGCCGGATAGAGGAGGTGCCCGGAGGCGACGAGGCGAGGTTGTGGCTCTTCGGGGTGGCCAGGAAGGTGCTGGCCAACCAGCGGCGCGGTGAGCGGCGGCATGAGCAGCGCACCGCCGCCCTGCGCGAGCAGCTGGCCGCCTCGCCGCTCGTCGCCGAGTTGCCCGGCGACGACCTCTCGCAGCTGGGCAAGGTGTTCCGGGCCCTGTCCGAGGACGACAGGGAGCTGCTCGCCCTCGTCGCGTGGGAGCGGCTGGATCCGGGCCAGATCGCCAAGATCCTCGGTATCTCGCGCAACGCCGTACGGGTCAGGCTCTTCCGGGCCCGCAAACGCTTCGCCCGTGGCCTGGCCGCGGCCGGGGTCGAGTACTCGAATGCCGTCGCGATCGAAGGGAGCAGCCTGTGA
- a CDS encoding alpha/beta fold hydrolase, with translation MTTRVAANGIEIAYESFGSHEGRPLLLIMGLGAQLIHWDEGLCELLADQGHHVVRFDNRDAGLSTHFHDQGVPAMGAPSPYLLDDLADDSAGLMDALGWPAAHVVGASMGGMIAQALAIRHPDRVLTLTSIMSTPSPSAAPPTEAALAILMAAPPAEREAVMAQAVRTWSVIGSPGYELDRERITLLAGLAFDRCFDPGGTARQLAAIMASGDRTEGLAGVRVPTLVLHGEADQLVPVAGGQATAAAVPGARLVTYPGMGHDLPRPLWPAVVAEISKLTAA, from the coding sequence GTGACCACCCGCGTAGCCGCGAACGGCATCGAAATCGCCTACGAGAGCTTCGGCTCGCACGAGGGGCGCCCCCTGCTCCTCATCATGGGGCTCGGCGCGCAGCTCATCCACTGGGATGAAGGGCTCTGCGAGCTGCTGGCGGACCAGGGACACCACGTCGTACGGTTCGACAACCGCGACGCCGGCCTGTCCACCCACTTCCACGACCAGGGCGTTCCCGCGATGGGGGCGCCCTCGCCGTATCTGCTGGACGATCTGGCCGACGACTCGGCGGGACTCATGGACGCGCTGGGCTGGCCGGCCGCCCACGTGGTCGGGGCGTCGATGGGCGGCATGATCGCCCAGGCGCTGGCCATCCGCCACCCGGACCGGGTGCTGACCCTGACCTCGATCATGTCCACTCCCAGTCCCTCGGCGGCCCCGCCCACCGAGGCCGCGCTCGCCATCCTCATGGCCGCGCCCCCCGCCGAGCGCGAAGCGGTCATGGCCCAGGCGGTGCGCACCTGGTCGGTCATCGGCTCGCCCGGATACGAGCTGGACCGCGAGCGGATCACCCTGCTGGCCGGGCTCGCGTTCGACCGCTGCTTCGACCCCGGCGGGACGGCCCGGCAGCTCGCCGCCATCATGGCCTCGGGCGACCGCACGGAGGGGCTCGCCGGGGTGCGGGTGCCCACGCTGGTGCTGCACGGGGAGGCGGACCAGCTCGTCCCGGTCGCGGGCGGCCAGGCGACGGCCGCGGCCGTCCCTGGCGCCCGCCTGGTGACCTACCCGGGCATGGGCCACGACCTGCCGCGCCCGCTCTGGCCGGCCGTCGTGGCCGAGATCAGCAAGCTCACCGCCGCCTAG
- a CDS encoding DUF4032 domain-containing protein, whose amino-acid sequence MPLQITGALGDPDLIRLPWEVPLQDWPQYHLVDLPRGISRHVVRFARLSGKVYAIKEISERYAKREYQLLWDLARLDAPAVEPVAYVTGREEGLDAALITRHLQFSLPYRAVMSGTLRPDTLTRLLDALAVLLVRLHLNGFYWGDCSLSNTLFRRDAGAFAAYLVDAETGEMHPMISEGQRLADIDTAHTNIFGEMLDLEAGGLLHPSIDPMETAEDIVTRYHRLWDEITQSEIIEEVDWHRVEQRIRRLNLLGFDVAEMMVRRKVGTGRLIVRPKVVDSGHHQRRLLRLTGLDVEENQARRLLNDLDGFRVAKGLRHEDEAIVAHRWLAEVFQPTVEAIPAELRGKLEPAQLFHEILDHRWYLSEESGADVGLAAAVKSYVDNVLVHKPDEKALLPEDAAQ is encoded by the coding sequence ATGCCCCTGCAGATCACTGGCGCGCTAGGCGACCCTGACCTGATCCGCCTCCCTTGGGAGGTCCCCCTCCAAGACTGGCCGCAGTACCATCTCGTCGATCTTCCGCGCGGCATATCGCGGCACGTGGTGCGGTTCGCCCGGCTGTCCGGCAAGGTGTACGCGATCAAGGAGATCAGCGAGCGGTACGCCAAGCGTGAATACCAGCTGCTGTGGGACCTGGCCCGCCTCGACGCGCCCGCCGTGGAGCCCGTCGCCTACGTCACCGGCCGCGAGGAAGGGCTGGACGCGGCGCTGATCACCCGGCACCTGCAGTTCTCGCTGCCGTACCGGGCCGTCATGTCGGGCACGCTGCGGCCCGACACGCTCACCCGCCTGCTGGACGCGCTGGCCGTGCTGTTAGTGCGGCTGCACCTGAACGGGTTCTACTGGGGCGACTGCTCGCTGTCCAACACGCTGTTCCGCAGGGACGCCGGGGCCTTCGCCGCGTACCTGGTGGACGCCGAGACCGGCGAGATGCACCCGATGATCAGCGAGGGGCAGCGGCTGGCCGACATCGACACCGCGCACACGAACATCTTCGGCGAGATGCTCGACCTGGAGGCCGGCGGGCTGCTGCATCCGTCCATCGACCCCATGGAGACCGCCGAGGACATCGTCACCCGCTACCACCGCCTGTGGGACGAGATCACCCAGAGCGAGATCATCGAGGAGGTCGACTGGCACCGCGTGGAGCAGCGGATCCGCCGCCTGAACCTGCTCGGCTTCGACGTGGCCGAGATGATGGTGCGGCGCAAGGTCGGCACCGGGCGGCTCATCGTACGGCCCAAGGTCGTGGACTCCGGCCACCACCAGCGGCGGCTGCTCCGGCTGACCGGGCTCGACGTGGAGGAGAACCAGGCGCGGCGGCTGCTCAACGACCTCGACGGGTTCAGGGTGGCCAAGGGGCTGCGGCACGAGGACGAGGCCATCGTGGCGCACCGGTGGCTGGCGGAGGTGTTCCAGCCGACGGTCGAGGCCATCCCCGCGGAGCTGCGCGGCAAGCTGGAGCCGGCGCAGCTCTTCCACGAGATCCTCGACCACCGCTGGTACCTGTCCGAGGAGTCGGGCGCGGACGTGGGGCTGGCCGCGGCCGTGAAGTCGTACGTGGACAACGTGCTCGTCCACAAGCCCGACGAGAAGGCGCTGCTCCCGGAGGACGCGGCTCAGTAG
- a CDS encoding TetR/AcrR family transcriptional regulator, which produces MPKIVDHDERRREVLSAARRVIVRDGIDAATTRAIAKEAGYSNGVLAHYFADKDEILLSALRQSHQRIRERLTRKVEGASGLAALRELLLDNLPLDAERTQESRLEVSFWSRSLASERLAEVQRTEADELRAVVRDLLAQARAAGELRTDDNLDDLTEHLLALVDGLSLHLLLYPGRLRRVDVERLMLQALDRL; this is translated from the coding sequence ATGCCCAAGATCGTCGATCACGACGAGCGCCGGCGCGAGGTCCTGTCAGCCGCCCGCCGGGTGATCGTCAGGGACGGCATCGACGCCGCCACCACCCGGGCCATCGCCAAGGAGGCCGGATACTCCAACGGCGTGCTCGCCCACTATTTCGCCGACAAGGACGAGATCCTGCTCTCGGCGCTGCGCCAGTCGCACCAGCGCATCCGCGAGCGGCTGACCCGCAAGGTCGAGGGCGCGAGCGGGCTGGCCGCGCTGCGCGAGCTGCTGCTGGACAACCTGCCGCTGGACGCCGAGCGCACCCAGGAGTCGCGCCTGGAGGTCAGCTTCTGGAGCCGCAGCCTGGCCTCGGAGCGCCTGGCCGAGGTCCAGCGCACGGAGGCGGACGAGCTGCGCGCCGTCGTACGCGACCTGCTGGCGCAGGCCCGCGCGGCGGGCGAGCTGCGCACCGACGACAACCTGGACGACCTGACCGAGCACCTGCTCGCCCTGGTCGACGGCCTCAGCCTGCACCTGCTCCTCTACCCGGGCCGGCTCAGACGCGTCGACGTCGAGCGCCTCATGCTCCAGGCGCTCGATCGGTTGTAG